A genomic window from Thermithiobacillus tepidarius DSM 3134 includes:
- a CDS encoding nucleotidyl transferase AbiEii/AbiGii toxin family protein, whose protein sequence is MSSRNTAASVRARLLAKARTDKQDFNLVLTRYALERLLYRLSVSAHADHFLLKGALLFDLWFDIPHRPTRDADLLGFGSAEIPHVEAAFRDICAVELDDGIRFQADSVHAEEIRKEANYSGVRVTLIGLLDGARCHVQVDVGFGDAVTPGPEAVDYPVMLSEMPAPKLRAYPRYTVIAEKLEALVSLGIANSRMKDYFDLWILSRYTDFDGALLCKAIHATFERRRTPLPDGVPFGLSDEFAQDRQKQTQWQAFLRKNALDELQISEVVAGLRVFLSPPLDALRQATAFPKTWLAGNGWTSSSEESGR, encoded by the coding sequence GTGAGCAGCCGGAACACCGCCGCCTCGGTCCGTGCACGACTGCTCGCCAAGGCCCGCACCGACAAGCAGGACTTCAACCTCGTCCTCACCCGCTACGCCCTGGAGCGGCTCCTGTATCGCCTGAGTGTTTCCGCTCATGCGGATCACTTCCTGCTCAAGGGCGCCTTGCTGTTCGATCTGTGGTTCGACATCCCGCATCGTCCGACACGCGACGCCGATCTGCTGGGCTTCGGCTCGGCCGAGATCCCGCATGTCGAGGCGGCGTTCCGGGATATCTGTGCGGTGGAACTGGACGACGGCATACGCTTTCAAGCCGACTCGGTACACGCGGAGGAGATCCGCAAGGAAGCCAACTACTCCGGTGTCCGGGTCACGCTGATCGGCCTGTTGGACGGTGCCCGATGCCACGTGCAGGTCGACGTGGGTTTCGGCGACGCCGTGACGCCCGGCCCCGAGGCCGTCGACTACCCGGTGATGCTGTCGGAGATGCCAGCCCCGAAGTTGCGTGCCTACCCCCGCTACACGGTCATCGCCGAAAAGCTGGAGGCACTGGTGTCGCTCGGCATCGCCAACAGCCGCATGAAGGATTACTTCGATCTCTGGATCTTGTCGCGCTACACCGACTTCGACGGCGCGCTCCTGTGCAAGGCGATCCACGCCACCTTCGAGCGCCGCAGGACACCGCTGCCGGACGGTGTCCCTTTCGGCTTGAGCGACGAATTCGCGCAGGATCGGCAGAAGCAGACCCAGTGGCAAGCATTCCTGAGAAAGAATGCCTTGGACGAGCTTCAGATTTCCGAGGTCGTTGCCGGTCTGCGTGTATTCCTGTCGCCCCCGCTGGACGCACTCCGGCAAGCTACCGCTTTTCCGAAAACATGGCTTGCCGGAAACGGGTGGACGTCGAGCAGCGAGGAATCGGGCCGATGA
- a CDS encoding type IV toxin-antitoxin system AbiEi family antitoxin domain-containing protein, producing the protein MDSSHQSILDLAAQRGLIRPRDLNERGLPTVALTRLVRQGLLQRVGRGLYAIPDRPVSEHGALAEVARKHPQAIICLLSALRLHELTTQSPFEVWLAIPNKARAPKMDYPPLRIVRFSGAALTEGVEEHLIDGVPVRVTNVARTVADCFKYRNKIGLDVALEALREAWKGKRVGMDELWQFAKLCRVANVMRPYLESLT; encoded by the coding sequence ATGGACAGTTCGCACCAGAGCATTCTGGATCTTGCCGCCCAGCGCGGCCTTATTCGCCCACGCGATCTCAATGAGCGTGGGCTGCCCACGGTCGCCCTCACGCGGCTGGTGCGGCAAGGGCTGCTCCAGCGCGTGGGACGGGGCCTGTACGCGATTCCGGACCGGCCCGTCTCGGAACACGGTGCACTTGCCGAGGTGGCACGCAAGCACCCGCAAGCCATCATCTGCCTGCTGTCGGCACTTCGCCTACATGAACTCACCACACAGTCGCCGTTCGAGGTCTGGCTGGCAATCCCCAACAAGGCACGCGCGCCAAAGATGGACTATCCCCCGCTGCGCATCGTGCGCTTCTCCGGCGCCGCGCTGACGGAGGGGGTCGAGGAGCACCTCATCGATGGTGTGCCTGTGCGCGTGACCAACGTCGCCCGGACGGTGGCCGACTGCTTCAAGTACCGCAACAAGATCGGCCTGGATGTCGCGCTGGAGGCGCTGCGTGAGGCCTGGAAAGGAAAGCGCGTCGGCATGGACGAACTGTGGCAGTTTGCCAAGCTGTGCCGGGTGGCCAACGTCATGCGCCCCTACCTGGAGAGCCTGACGTGA